The following coding sequences are from one Streptomyces sp. NBC_01485 window:
- a CDS encoding SCO2583/SCO2584 N-terminal domain-containing protein, whose product MPEQDDTEREFDLRWADDATHKEPSARARMLAARWKENPPEPVPFRGDPGPVTPRRSSWVSTALVLGCVVAVILLLGYVRFRAPY is encoded by the coding sequence ATGCCCGAACAGGACGATACGGAGCGGGAGTTCGACCTCAGGTGGGCGGACGACGCGACGCACAAGGAACCCTCCGCGCGGGCCCGGATGCTGGCCGCCCGCTGGAAGGAGAACCCGCCCGAGCCGGTGCCGTTCCGGGGTGACCCCGGGCCGGTGACGCCACGTCGTTCGTCGTGGGTGTCGACGGCACTCGTCCTGGGGTGCGTGGTCGCGGTGATCCTGCTGCTGGGGTACGTGCGGTTCCGGGCACCCTATTAG